The nucleotide sequence GAATGTCATGTCTATTACAATGATCACTTCTTGGGACTAGTGAGACGTAGCCTATTTGTTAAATGGGTAATTTTGTGATGTTAAATTATATGTATGACATATTTTTTGATTCAGATGACTATGCGATAGCTATTAGCGTCTAGTATCTTGGTCCAATGTGGACATGGCTTGATCCATCGATCCTCTATTTCATGTCATCACAAATTTTTATACTTGGTATGTGATTCATGTTGTTAGGGTCCCTTGGTGTCGAGACATTAGGTTGAAcatattgagagtgaaaaaaatCAGGAAGAGAAAACTTGTTTTTTTGTCGTGATGTTGTTAGGGTCCCTAGGTGAGACAACTAGTATTAGTGGTACAAGGAGAGGTAGAGGTAGGCCACTATATTagtaactataaataaagatttagatgTTGCCTTTTAGAACTTAGTGACTGCAAAAGATCCACTTATCCAActccaaaaagttgggacactACGACTTCTTGTTGTTGTATAGTCAATAGTGTAAGATGGATCTACTATTTAATCATTTTAGGGTATATGGTTCAAATTGATTATGTTAGTGGGACCGTTTCACATCAGGGTTTTCGTGATAGCTTGTTAATCATTATGAGCAACTAGTAGGGTACTATTTGTTGAGCACAGAGCCATTTATTCCTTGTGATGCACAATGACTTTGCTAGATTTTTTATATTAACCTCTAAACTTATCTATTTGTTGGTAAATTGACTGTATCCTTTTCATTTTTGTTCTGGCGTAGTTGCATTTCACTGATCCCTAACTCTCGTTCTTCTGTAGGATTTATCCAATTTATAGTGTTGAGACTCCAGTTATCAAAATGAAACTCTTTTTGTTATTGCCTGAAGAATGTCAGGCTTGACTTTTGCATGTTTACCATTTCATCACATTTTTGACAAGTTCAGCTCAGTTTGTGCAATATGAGTTTGCAGAACATTTATACAAAATTTTATAGCTCCCTGAAACACATTTGATTACAGTTTGCAACATATTTCTGACGACTGAAAAATGGTTAAATATGTTATCTAATTTCAAAGTAGTAAGGGAATAGATGGACAAATAATTTGCAGGCAAAAAATATATTGAGGCAAAGTATTTAACATCTGCTATAAGTCATATCAGGTTAGTTCTATTGAGTTCTCTAGCTTCATTTCAATTGTCCGTCATAATTTGTGTATGTTAAGATGCCAAGTGATTTTTTTACTTTAACGTCTGCCTGTACTGCTTACCAATTTTACCTGGTATTGCTTTTGGCCTTGTCGCTATGTTAGACACATTCCCTAAGCTTGATTACCAACTTGTTTGAtgtatgatttagtatttctacgTAAAGGGCTTAAATCGGTTGTTTAAGTTGGTTATATAAAATGTATCATAATTTCGTATACATGTGGTTCAGTATCTATGGGAGACCTTTTTCACAAATATATGTAGTAGAAATGTGTGTTTTACGATAATTTCATGATGCAACATGGCTGTGTCTGACATCTAGTAGTGACATCAACACACCGTTTTCTTGATTACCTAATCAAGCTTATGTATGTTAATGATGTATATGTTAGTATCCTTGACAAACCTCGAGTTATTTTTATATTGGAAATTTCTCCTCTAACTGGGTTCATGTTCCATTTTCATTGTTGAAGAGAACGAGACACCAGGATGGACCCAATTAAAGCTTCCGGGACAAAATCCTTCTCCAAGATGTGGACATACAGTTACTTCAGGAGGGCACTATGTATAATAAATTCTAGATGCTCTTTTTCATGCTTCTCACCTATATTCTCTTTTGTTGCTAATTGATATGTATTCATTACGGATGCTGATGTGTGGGCTGCAGTTGAGATGTTAGCTTGGATTTGTGTAACTTCAAACATCTTTTGTCTGGCCTTCCATGTTTCACTTATAGGGCAAAGAGAGGGATATCCAATCAACTAATATGTGTTAATTAGGGCCTTTATATCTGCATGCAAATGAACGGTGGTTTGAAAGCCCCCAAGTCCCTACCGTATCACAAGATCTGCATCCAAATTTTTATGCAGTATTTGCACCTCCTGTTACTTATCTACACAGAATTTGCATGTTGTTGCTCGACAACCTTGTGATATCCTTCCTATGagcaatttttttttgaaaaaatcatTTAAGAAGCTAAACTTGATATAGCTTCCTGGACTTCACATAGCAACATGCCCACACCCTATGAATGCACTAACAGTATAAGTTTAATGCATTTATGTCTGATCACACGTAAGGACTAGTGGTGCTCATGTACTGTACTGCCATACAACATATGCTGTGTACCATAATGCGTGGATTTGGTGCATGATAAACTGTGTACACCTGTTGTGCGTAACATGGTGCTCATAAGTAGCACAATGCACTCACAGGAATAGATGGCACATGTTTTAGATATTCCTCAGGTTGTTCATCATATTAATTGTCAAACACTCAGcataaagaaaattttaataaacATATGGTCGACAaatataaagtcctctattttaaaCTTGCTGTTTCTTAGATCAAGTTTGTGATTTTTGTTGAAAGATGTCACTGTCTTGTGACTACTAAAATAAGCTGGCATATTCCAAATTAAGTACTTGTTTTTCTTGTAGTGATATACTTTCTGTTGATGCCGAGATGCTAAGATTCAGATAGAGTATGTTAGAAAGATATGAAGATGAAATGACAAGCGAAAAGTTTGTCCATGGAGTATTTTGTATGATATTTTTTTGCTAAATAATTTGGTAGAATCTTATTTGTAACACAACAAAATTCTTGACATTTCTTTCAATGATGCCTTTTCTCTCATGGTAAGCATGTAGTTCTTTCGTATTTCCAAGATCTTAATTCACAATGCTATAAAATTTCTGAGCATTTCTTTTGCAGCACGCCACTACCACAAACTTTTAAGGCTTATTCATATTTTCAGTATCTATCAATTCAATGCTAATTACTGGTATTGATTCTTTGTGGTGGTTATACTTATTTCACATAATTTAATCCAGAAACAGAAAATATAAAGAAACTTATTTCACATAATTCAACCTAGAAACAGGGAATATGGAGAAAATAAAACAAATGATAGAAGACCTTGTGCAGTATTTCTCTTGCCATTAAGTAACTACAGTTCTTTTCTAACAAATAACTACAGTTTTTAGTGACATTAAGTAATGACTTCTGGATCCATTTCTTTGTTTTGTCTGCTTGAGTTTAGATGGCTTGAATCTTTGCTTTTAGTGATTTCTAGATCCCTTTCTTGCTTGTCTGACGTTTGACAGGTGATACTTATAATTTCTTATATTCTTATTATCCAACTTCCTCATCTTGATAAACAGTCTTGTGTACTCAGCTGTTATTGTTTGGTGGGCATGGTACTGGAGGCTGGCTGAGTCGATATGACATCTATCACAATGACTGCATCGTTTTGGACAGAGGTATGCATGTATGTTGGAACACTTCTATTTAAGAAATATCATTGTCTTGCAAGGGCAGTATGTTGTTTAGCTTTTATTTCACATGGGATGTTTCGATTTCAGTACATATGTTCATCATGATGTCGCAGAGAAGGTGCAATTACCTGTTACTTTACTGTGATAACATATTTTTTTCCCTCCTGGACCTTGTCCATATAATTTCTGGTTGTGGtttctcaatggattttaaactgtTGTTCAGAACATCTATCCACTCTATAGGTTTCAGAAAGTTATGTTTTTGGAGCTAGGCAATCAAGCTGTACCTCAATTCAGATAGCTTCGTCTCTTGACTTTCTCTTTTAAGCCTTTATCATGGTGCACATTATTCTTAAAAAAAGGTTTATTTTACTTGTATTTATTTAGTCAGTTTTTCTTCAAATGCTTAAACTCCTGGCTTTTTAAGACCATAATCACATGAATTTAATTTGCAGACCTGCAGATATCTATATATTAATTCCGTTATCAACCTCTAACATGGATGCTTGATGATCTTTTAATGCGTCTTGTAATATAATTCTACTGTTAACAGTCTCTGTTCAGTGGAAGCGCCTGGCCACTAGCAATGATCCTCCTGCAGCTCGTGCATATCATTCTATGACTTCTATAGGTTCTCGTTATCTCTTATTTGGTGGATTTGATGGAAAAACCACATTTGGTGATTTATGGTGGCTTGTCCCAGAAGGTATTACTATCTGAATGTGGATCaacagttttcttttttttcaagtgACAATAGACCGTTTCTACTTGGAAATGTTTTTCTCAAGTTGAAAGGACAACTTTGTAGGTGTAAGAGTTATGACACTCACTTCTATTTGCTTCTTTCTGTAGATGATCCTATTGCAAAGCGATTCCCCTCCATACCAAGTGCACCTCCTGAAAGTCAATCTGTCACAGTGTCAGATGGTTTAGCTGAGTCATCATTAAAGGTAATATGAATCTTGCAACACAGATGACCAGTGTTGAAGCATCTTGTTTATTTTTGTGCTTCATGAAGTGTTGTTTAGTGTTTTTGTACTTTAAAAAGTTAATTAAATCTTGGAAGACACTGCAATCTTATGTTACTGCAAAACTATGCAATTTTTttgatcttttgcaggaaaaCCAGAACGAACAATCTCCATTAGTTGAGTTACAAAAGAGGTTAGGAATCATGATTTCTTCTTCGAACTTTCAGGTACATAATATTAATGAACTATATGATAAAGGACTTCTAGTTTAGATTGGGTGGAGAGTCAGCATTTTAATTTATTCTTCTAAAAGTTAGGTAAATCTTGTTGATGAAGTAGATGACAAAGAACTGTTTGAATTATCATCAAGGCTGGCTGGAGAATCATTGCCTACCAGGGATCATTTAGCATGCATTCAGGTGATTTTTAGCTTTATTAGGTGAGTTTTTATTTTCATCCTTTTATGTGTGGGATTAAGTTACTAGTTTGGAAAATCAGGCCCTCCGTGACCGTTGGAAAAAATCAAGCGCAAGTTCAATCCAGCTGCAGGAGCTAGGGCCATTGCTGCGTGATTATCAACGTCTTATAATTCATCACCTGTAAGTTTTTTCTTGATTACCTGATTCTCTGTGTTCCTTTAGCAAGGATATATTGTTTCTTTTCCTTCTAGGCTAAACACAAGGATAGTGAATTACCAAATGTAGCTTGTCTGGTCTCTGACCAATCGTCAGTATTTAGAATTTTTATATGTTCAAGTGATATAAGATATGGCTGAGTATAGAAACTTTTAGCTTCTTATCAGATATTTTCATTATACTGTATACATATTGCTGCTATTTTGCTTTCTTCTTAGTTTTGTTTATTCTTAAATTCTAAAGTTGGATCTAGTACTTAGATGCTTTTTCTTttacacttttaagttctctaacAACCAAGACCATTGATTGCCAGATTtactattttttatatttgttgaCCTAGATTTGGAGGATTGCTGTTTTGCTTTTATCTATATAAATTCTGTTGAGAAGATTCTCTGTGATGTCACGGacatagctggttttgcctaagtcgtgcggcacccttgcgtgtccatccgcaaagattagcctccccgaaacctcccatggtcccttaggacctacaaaagagaaaacgggttagagaaagcgcctcactcgggatccacaagtaaatattttcgaaaacacttcataaacaatacaaattacaaacagactttacaagctctgaacggttgcacaataaagggtcaaaatgatccactacagatcgaattatctcacaagtgtccacatgacacaacctttatttacaagcctaaaacgaccaccaaaccctactaaaatggggctgttaagccttcgaccgtccctcttcatgctgtgcaaagcatgaacaaaccaaaagacatggacatacataagcattacattaaacatcctgtttagaattttgtccgtgacagtgaGGTTATGATATTGTAACCCAACATTAGTAGAACTTCTGAAAGCTAATTTGTTGTCACCATCTCTTCAATTGTTTTAACTCAGTGATTTTTTGACGGTTTCTTGCAACTGAACTTCTGCAGAGAAAACCTTAGATCTGATGGGCCATCCACCATATCCAATCTCACCGGACAAAAGGTTCACCGTTATTTCCATTTGAAAAGTGCTTCTCAGGTATAGATAGGTTCATTTCTCTTTCTTCTACTGCCATTTGCAttggaattttcttttcttgaagcAGTCACCAATGCATAGTACTGGATATCTTAGGGACTGATGTGGGAATATATTGTTCCTAGTAATGCATTTATTGAGATTTTATCCATTTAATCCTTTTTTGGTATGACTGCCaaatttgtttttatttattgGTTTTGTTAGCTGTTTGATTTGATGTATTTTTAAATGTTTCTACCATCTTTTACTACTACAAGCTCCTCTTAGAGCACTAACTAATTATCACGTTTAATACTGTTTATAAATTGATTGGCAAATGTAAGAATGCAGTAACCGGTGCTGGAATTAACTTTAAAAATCATATTATCTTGCTAGATGGCTTCTGACATAGCAGACTGTTGCACTTGCAAATTCTGTGGTGTTACTTCTCATGTAGTCCAATTTTTGCTTATGCCACAGTATATTTTTAATCATGCATTAAGAATCAGATGCCACTATAATCAGAACTCCTTTTTCTAATCAATGTTTATGTGGCATATAAGGCACCAATGCTGGATTCACTCTATTTCCTGAATGCCTATATTTAAAAGTAATCTCCAGAAACTAGTAAACTACTGAATCTTCTGACCATTTCATGAAATTTAGATTAATCCTACCAAATGGTTTTCATCTTAACTGTAATACCTAGTTTTGTTTGTGGAATTGCTCAAGGATATAAATACCACTCCGATGCTAGTTTTGACAGGCTATCAGATTGTTATGGCGCCAGTCTACTAGGTAGTATACTGATATGTACAACTTGGTACCactgaagaaggaaaaaaaaaaaaaaaaaacctaatctGACCATACTGGTTCCTTGTTGGACCAGTGAATACCAGTTGATTTGCACTGGTCCAACCAGTATTTGAAACTATGGCACTGAAATGTCGCCTTTTAATGAGAAGATACTATCTGTACCCGTATAGGATGAATGAGCTTTTGTCAGATTGCATGAGGACACTGATACTACAGAAATAAGATATTTTGTTTTAGTTCACGTAAAAACAGGAGTGCCCTTGCAAGGATTCAGAAGATGTATTATTGATTGAGTGTCTAAAAGGAGGGGATGAAATATTGAGGAGAACAGAAGCATGAGATACCACGTAGGACTTGAGCTTTCAGCAAGGGTTGAAGTGCCTTGAGTTTAATGATTTCCTAAAAATCGATAACTAATTTCTGATTAGCCATGGCAAAACTTGATCAAGGTCATGCTTTTGTACTAGTGACATGTTGCGATTTTCATTTTCGGTAGCTTGTGGATTCAGATGTCATTAGTTATGGCAGTTGCTAATATGATGTGTAAATTCTTTCAGTTGCGTATGGATGACATTCCCAAGCTACTGGATGAGTATAAACGCTTAGTCTCGTGAATTGGAATGTAACTTTGTGATCGTCACATAGACAAGGTAATTCAGATTACTTAATGAGCAATTTTTAACATAAATAGCTATATGAGTCTGAACTAATCTATGTATGATTCGTGGTGCTACCTTCAGGCTTCTATCCAGATTTGGATGTGTCACTCGACCTATCCGTGTCATATCTCCGGTTTGCTGACAGCAGTAACTTCTCCAGCCATCCATGGAGTAGATCCCCTTATATTTTTCTTGATCATTTCTTGAACATTAGTCAGTGAGATGGAAAGGATTCTTTATTACCCCATTTCTTTCCTATTTAACTCCTTTTTCATCTCTAAGTTATCAATGCTACCCAAATCATTTACTGGACATCTTTTTGTATGATAAGATTTTGGATAAGATTTAATTAATGTATTGGGTACTTGTAAGTCCAGCTTATGTTTTTTAGCTCTAATATAGCCCGTGTGGATGAGCGGCTCTTTTCCGAAGGTGAACGCGTGATGTTTTTTTATGGCAGTTTGCCCCTTTTTCTTTTCACAGAAAGCACGTCACAAGGCTGGCAAATGTGTATGTTAGTATGAAACATCATAATTTAGTGGTCGAAAGTTACTTAATCCTTTCTGGCCTGCCCGTATTTCATGCAGGATATCAAACgtactatactatactatactatactatacgCTGTTCAATAGGGTAGATGATATTGGTCTTCgtgctttttatatatttttacaatttttcgtagtttattattattattattttttcctgaAATCATGTGTTGCCTTTATATGCATGCATGCTTGTTAGTTCCCTAAAAAGTGTTTCTTATAAAAAAAGAATCGTACTTGTCTATATGTTTGCTGCTGTAAACCAGGGGACCCCTGAAGCAGTTAGTTCCCTGCCTGACTGCCTGCCTCTGGATTCCGTCCCTGGGTCGGAAGCAGAGTGCAAATCGCTTGCATAACAAACAGAGATAGAAGAAGTGTCAAATCAACATCAGCTAGTAACCAATGGGTGCAAAGAGATGCTGGGACGTGGATGGGATCTTCCCAATCCCCAACCAAAGTCGAGAAGCCTCTTGGCACCGAcagtgagagtgagagagagagagacgctgTGGCCCCTTTCCAAGCATCTCCCTCTCTCGAGCAAGTGTCGATCGATGGTGATGGGGAAGGAGCAGCATGTGAGGGTCCCGCAGAACAAGAGTTCCCTTGCCTACTCGGCAGGCCTCTCGGTGAGTTGCTTTTAGATGTCTGTCCGTCTCGTCGTGTCATGTTTCCCCTCCTACCGTTCCTTCATGCCTTCCTCTGTATCGAACCGCAGACAcaacctgctgctgctgctgctgctgacgaGTGGTAAGTGTCCACGCATTATCACCTCACTTACTGCGTCGTCTAGTCGGTGGTACAATACACCCCCcaccccacacacacacacacacacacactagtaGTATAAGCCtccttcttattattattatttatttcttttacaGTTTGATCctcctatttctttttttttttttttgtccccaACGCTAACAAAACAACGGCCTATCTTAAATACGTGCAGGTGCACAGCAGATGAGGCGGTGGGTGGAGGAGTTCTACCACGAAGCCATTTGAATGATCGTCCTCGTGTAAGTGACCTCTCGCGTCATTCTAATATAGAGGACTACCGGTTCTGATCTTTCCTCGTACAACAACGACGACGACATCGTCATGCGCGTACGCAGAGCTTGCAGACAGCAGCAGCCGCATCATGTGATCCATACCCAGACGGTGTCATAAAGTGGGCATTCCCTTGGTCGCCAAGATTAATAAGCGAGAGAACTGTTATGTTGGTATCCGCATGCACAAGTAAGTAAAAAAGGAGCAGAAGCGTTAATGCAGCAGGGAGCCAACCTTCCTTGCTTTGATAATAATTGAGGCGTTGGAAAGGGGAAGTGAAGAGCAGCCGAGCCGCAGGAACGCTGTCCGTGGAATCCACGTCTCGTGAGGAAGCCACCCCCAACCCCACCGCCTCGGCTCGACCTCCAGCGCCAAGTTTCCATCCATTCTTGAATCCACTTCGGTTCGTTGTCGGACCGATCTGGACAACACCATGCAGAATCGTATATCAGCCTCTCTGCGACTTTTGCCGGCTTTACTTCAACCAATAcaacatcatctctctctctctctctctctctctctcctgcttaCTCCTTGGGATGTGCTTCACGGGACCATCCGAACATGATCGTCTTGTATGAAATGGAGTGCAGAAGACACTCGATGTACTACTGCAGGTCAAACAGTTGTGCTTGGACAAGAAAAGGCAAAAGAAGGGGGAAGAAAACCTGCATCAGTTAATCGAGTCCCACTGTTGAGTCATGCCCGGAGCGAAGAGTTTGAAGTCTCATGACGGAGACAGACAGGGACCGGTCCATTGAAGACCCCCTCCATCTCCAGCTACTTACTGCGTGCGCCACGGCAACCAGCCACCTCCTGACTTTGCTGTTCTCTCCTCCGAGCCTCTCGACTCCCGAGGCTTTGCCTTTGTCATAAAGACACACATCTTGTTGCCCCTCTTCTCTCCCCTCCTCCAAAGCAACCACAGGTTGTTGGGCAGCAAGGAGAAGTATCCATGTGTCCATCCATCCCATCTCATCCATCCATCTTCCCCCACCACCTTCCATGGAGTATTTGTCTGTCTTCCTGTCCTCGTCTTTTAACTCCCATGTGAGACAGCTCTTTTCAGAGCAGCAGCAGTGGTGTGTGTTTTACAGCGTGAGCGGAGTTAAGGTAACTTTGCTTTCCATGAAAGAGGCAGCAGATCTATCACAGACCTCTTCTGAAGCGACAGATCCTCCTCTCCATTGTTGCAGCAAAACTACCTCCGGAACCGCCCCTCTCCTAACCTTCCACCAAATCAAGCAAAAAGGAGCCGTATAAAGTCCGACCACCGAAGATATAGTGGTGGAAGCAGAGCCATTTCCTTCCTCCTGACTCTCGGTTGTGTCTTCATGGACTCCCATCAATGGCGAGGCCGGCTGCAGTCAGACCGTCAGCCTTCTGCAGGGCTCCCCAAGCTCCAGTTCTTGGATCACCAGCAGTCACCTGCCTCTGCTATCGGTCTGCTTGGACCTGAGCACAACAGCAGCCTCGACAACACGCTCTCTCCATTCCCTAGTAATCCTCTCTTTATGATTTCTAGCTCCCGAGTGTTCTTGGTCGGTCTCTCCCTCGTTTCTCCTTTCGATTGCAGGGATAGGTTATTTCACGTTGGCACAGTGGCAGGAACTGGAGCTGCAAGCTTTGATCTACAAGTACATGATCGCTGGGGTTTCTGTTCCTCTGGAACTTGTTCTACCCATCAA is from Musa acuminata AAA Group cultivar baxijiao chromosome BXJ3-8, Cavendish_Baxijiao_AAA, whole genome shotgun sequence and encodes:
- the LOC135586584 gene encoding protein GLUTELIN PRECURSOR ACCUMULATION 3-like isoform X1, with protein sequence MHWVKADAFDFGGNPPLPRSGHTAVNVGKSKVVVFGGFADKRFLDDFAVYDIENRLWFTPECTGSGSDEQVGPSPRAFHVAVAIDCNMFIFGGRSGGKRMGDFWMLDTDIWQWSELTSYGDLPSPREFAAASAIGNRKIVMYGGWDGKKWLSDVYILDTISLEWTELSITGSVPQPRCGHSATMVEKRLLIFGGRGGGGPIMSDLWALKGLIDEENETPGWTQLKLPGQNPSPRCGHTVTSGGHYLLLFGGHGTGGWLSRYDIYHNDCIVLDRVSVQWKRLATSNDPPAARAYHSMTSIGSRYLLFGGFDGKTTFGDLWWLVPEDDPIAKRFPSIPSAPPESQSVTVSDGLAESSLKENQNEQSPLVELQKRLGIMISSSNFQVNLVDEVDDKELFELSSRLAGESLPTRDHLACIQALRDRWKKSSASSIQLQELGPLLRDYQRLIIHHLENLRSDGPSTISNLTGQKVHRYFHLKSASQLRMDDIPKLLDEYKRLVS
- the LOC135586584 gene encoding protein GLUTELIN PRECURSOR ACCUMULATION 3-like isoform X2, with the protein product MFIFGGRSGGKRMGDFWMLDTDIWQWSELTSYGDLPSPREFAAASAIGNRKIVMYGGWDGKKWLSDVYILDTISLEWTELSITGSVPQPRCGHSATMVEKRLLIFGGRGGGGPIMSDLWALKGLIDEENETPGWTQLKLPGQNPSPRCGHTVTSGGHYLLLFGGHGTGGWLSRYDIYHNDCIVLDRVSVQWKRLATSNDPPAARAYHSMTSIGSRYLLFGGFDGKTTFGDLWWLVPEDDPIAKRFPSIPSAPPESQSVTVSDGLAESSLKENQNEQSPLVELQKRLGIMISSSNFQVNLVDEVDDKELFELSSRLAGESLPTRDHLACIQALRDRWKKSSASSIQLQELGPLLRDYQRLIIHHLENLRSDGPSTISNLTGQKVHRYFHLKSASQLRMDDIPKLLDEYKRLVS